The stretch of DNA CAATGATCAGATAGCTGCCCAGCATCACCGGGTTGCCGATGTCTATCGAGAGCGGATTGCCCTGGATGACGATCTTGTCGATCACCTTGAGGGACAGGTAGATGCCGAGCAGGAACAGCGTGAAGTTTAGCAGCATCGCCACGTCGCCGATCTTGCGCAGGCCGCAGCAGCGGTCCGGGTGGAGCGGCTGGATGCGGACCGGGAAGTCTCTCTTGTTGAAGAACTCGTGCAGCCCCCAGGCCAGGACCGCGCCGCGCCAGACCAGGTTGAGGACCCAGTAGATCAGGACGAACTGGATCACGCCCGCGTAGAGCCCGAGGGGCGTGAGGCCCCACCCGCTCGCCGTCATGGAGGCGAAGATCTCGCCGCTGGTCATCCAGCCCTTGCACGGCTGGTTCTCCAGGATCTGCTTGAAGTAGTAGACATTCAGAACGAGCGAGATCAGCGCCGTCGTCGCCGTGACCCCATAGTTGTTGAAACGCCGGTCCAGCCAACCATGGAAGTCCTTCAGCCCGGATCCGCTCTCCCGGTCATCCGTCTGCTCGGCCAGAAACGCGAAGAGCTTCGGAATCTCCCGGTAGTACTTGAGGGTGAGCGCCACCACGAGGGGAAAGAGGAAGACGATCGAGATCGACCAGCTGATGTTCTCGAAGAACGAAACGAAGTCCCTCGGCGCCGGCAGGTCCGGGCAGATCGCCTTGGCCGGGCTCTCGCTCTCGTAGGCCCACCAGGAGAGGGAGAGAGAGACCGTGAGGAGAAAAGCGATGCCCAGTCCCACCGGCGACAGGCCCGTCGCCGCGATGAGGCGCATCAGGGGCTCCTTGCGGAACACCGTCAGCGGGGGAAACCGGGGCTCAGGCATCGCTGTTCAGGGGCCGTGGGGCCTTTCCATGGCCGCCGGATTGGCGGCGGGCGGCCCGATCCGGCGCGCACACCGAATCGACCTAGCGAGCCTAGAGCATGATCACTTCAAAGGGAATCATCGAGGAACGGTCGCTCTAGCAGGAAGATGAGAAAGCCTGGTGCCCTTGATCACGGTCATCCTTCGACACGCTCAGGATGAGGGTAAGTCCTTGAAACATTTCGCCCTCACCCTGAGTTTGTCGAAGGGTGATGGTTCCGACTGAGCACTTTGTCTGCAGCCTGCTAGAGCAGATCCGCTCTAGGCGCGCCCTCAGGCCCCGGCTTGCGGCGGGACCAGGACGAAGTTCCCGAAGTGCTCTTTCTTCATGAAGTCCCGCTGGGCCTCGGCGATCTTCTCCAAGGGATAGGTCTTGGCGAGCAGGGGCCGGATCTCGCCCCGCTCGATGTAGGAGACGAGGTCGGGAAACACCGGTTCGTCCCAGGCGGTGCAGCCGATCAGGGAGATGTCCTTGAGGTACATGTCCCGCATGTCGAGGCTCACCATGGGGCCGGCGATGGCGCCGGACGAGGTGTAGCGCCCGCCGCGCTTCAGGACCTTCAGCATCTGGGGAAAGGCCGGGCCGGCCACGTTGTCGACCACGACGTCGACGCTCTCCGCGCCGAGCAGGGCGACCAGGTCGCTGCCGCGTTCGACCACCCGGTCGGCGCCGATCGACGCGACCTGGTCCCGCTTCGCCGCGCCGGCGATCGCCGTGACGCGGGCGCCGCGCCGCTTGGCAAGCTGCACCGCGGCGGAGCCGACGCCGCCCGAGGCCCCGGCGACGAGGACGTGCTCGCCCGACTCGACAGCTGTCCGGTGCAGCATGTTCTCCGCCGTCCCATAGGCGCAGGGGATCGTGGCAAGCTCCGCGTCGCTCCAGTCGCAGTCGACCGGGAAGACCTCGGCGGCCGGCACCTTGACGTACTCGGCGAAGGCGCCGTCGAAGTCCGAGGCCATCCAGACGTTCTCGAAGCTGTCGTAGCCCTCGGGCCGCATGCAGGCGCGCACCAGCACGCGCCTCCCAAGGATCTCCTCGCCGACGCCCGGCCCTACCTCGGCCACGCGGCCGCAGCAGTCCGTGCCCTGGATGAAGGGAAAGGGGGTGGCCTCGTTCCAGCCCCCATCGGCCTTCTGCTCGGCGGCCCCCTCCTGCACGCCGGCGGTTGCCTCCGTGCCGCCGGTGACCGAGGAGGAGTACCAGCCCAACCGCGTATTGATCTCGGTGTTGTTGACGCCGGCCGCCAGGACCCGGAGCAGGACCTCGCCGGGGCCCGGCACGGGAACCGGCACCGCGCGGTAGACCAGCTTGTCGTAGCCGCCGTTCCCGGTCGTCACCACCGCCATCATGGTCCGCTCGCAGCCGGCGGTATCGAAGCGGTCTCTGGTCATGCTGTCCTGCCCTGAGAATTCGGAGGGTTGCGTCTACTCCGCGACCGGTTCCACCTGCGCTCCGCGGTCGCCCATGAACTTGACCCGGAAGCTGCCGTTCTCGCAGCGGACGATCCAGGCCTTCATGTCGGGCTCCGTGTGGTCCGGGTCGGGCCGGACGTCCGTCGGGTTTCGGCATTCCTGGCCGTGCTGGCGCACCGCCGCGGCCACGATGTCGACCGGTGCCTCTTGGCCCAGGGCGGGCACGGCGCCGGCCAGGGCGGCCAAGGGCAGTAGGGCCGCGTAGCGATAGGTCATGGTTCTCATCCCCCAGCTGGCTTCCCCCGTAGGAAGCTTAGCACAGGGAGGGTCGGCGATCTGGTTCAGGGATCCCGGCTGAGCCCCTGCGCTTCCAGGGCGGCGAGGTAGTCGGCCCAGATGTGCTCCTGCTCCTCGCCCAGCTTGTAGAGGTAGGACCAGGAGAAGATGCCGGTGTCGTGCAGGTCGTCGAACTTGATCTTGACCGCGTAGTTGCCGACCGGCTCGATCTCCATGATGCCGACGTGGCGGCGGCCGGAAACGGTCTGCTTCTGCCCTGCTCCGTGGCCCTGGACCTCGGCCGAGGGGCTCTCCACGCGCAGCAGCTCGGCCGGGTAGGAGAAGCTCCGGCCGTTGTCGAAGGCGATCACCAGCCGCTTCTCCGCCGAGACGTAGCGCAGCTCGGTCGGCCAGTGCTCGGTGCCGCCCTCGGGGGCGGCGAAGCGCTCCTCTGTGGTCATAGCCGGGTCAATCGTCCAGCTGGCGGGCTTCGTCCGCCAGCATGATCGGGATGCCGTCGCGGATCGGGTAGGCCAGCTTGGCCTGGCGGCTGATCAGCTCCTGGTTCTCGGCGTCGTACTCGAGCGGCGCCTTGGTTATCGGGCAGACCAGGATCTCGAGCAGCTTGGGGTCGACTCCGGACTTTGTAGGGGCCATGAGGTACGCTCCTTGTCGCGCCGCCGGCCGCGGCCTTCAGTGCCGCGCGGCGTCGCTCTCCGCTTCATGGATCGACATCTGCAGGATCTTGGTCATGGTCTCGGCCCGGTCCTGCAGGGTCGCGGCCTCCAGGATGGCCTGCTTCTCGGGCGGGTCGAAGGGGCAGACCATGGCCAGCGAGGTGACCAGGCGCTCGTCGGGCGTGTCCTTGATTGCGTCCCAGTCGCCCTCGATGCCGTTGGCTTCGAAATAGGCCGAGAGCGCGGTCAGCATGCGCCCCCGGTCGACCTCGCCTTGATCTTCGTTCATGTCGTGGGAGAAGTCGGCGTAGTCAGGCGAAACCCGGCGGTAGCCGTTCAGCAGCGCCAGCTCGTCGGCCACCTTGAAGCGGATCAGGCCGCTCAAGGTGATCAGGTAGTGGTGGTCCTCGGTCTCGCTGAACGCGGTGATGCGCCCGGCGCAGCCGGTCTCGTAGATCTTGGCGCTGCCCTGCTCCTCGTCCTGCTCGGCCGGCTGGATCATGCCGATCAGGCGATCGCCGGCAAGGGCGTCGTTGACCATGTTGAGGTAGCGCGGCTCGAAGATCCTGAGCGGCAGCCGCCCGCCCGGCAGCAGCAGGACGCCTTGCAGCGGAAAGACCGGCAGGGTCCCGGGCAGCTGGTCGAAGCCGGGATCGAAGGGCGAGCGGGTCATGCGAACAGCAGCGAAGAGAGCCGGCGCCGCGCCGAGAGGGTCACCGGGTCGCTCGGTCCCCAGGCCTCGAAGAACTTGAGCAGCTGCATGCGTGCCGCCTCCTCGTTCCAGGCCCGGTCGCGCCGGATCAGCTCGAGCAGCTCGTCGGCGGCCGGCTCGTTCTGGCCCGCGGCGTAGAGCGCCATGGCCAGGTCGAAGCGCGCCTGGTGGTCGTTCTCGTTGCCGGCCAGGCGCCGGCGCAGGTCGGCCACGTCGCCCGCCTCCGCGCTGGCCTCGGCCAGCTCGAGGGAGGCCGCCGCGGAGGCCACCTCCGGCGCGCGCCTCAGCTCGTCGGTCAGGCCGTCGAGGATCTCCCGGGCGCCGGCCGCGTCGCCGGCCAGGACGTGGCCGCGCACCAGGCCGGCCAGGGCGCGGGCGTTGTCCGGCTCGTGCTGCAGGACCTGGCCGAGCAGCGCCGTGGCCGCGCCGGCCTGGCCGGCCTCGAGGGCCGCCTCGGCCTCCTCCAGCGCCTGCTCGATCGGGTCCGGGCCGCCCGCGCCGCCGGCCGACTGGGTCAGGCGCTCGACGAAGCTCTTGACCTGGCTCTCCGGCAGGGCGCCCTGGAAGCCGTCGACCGGCCGGCCCTGGAAGAAGGCGTAGACCGTGGGCACCGACTGGATGCGCAGCTGGGCGGCCAGGTCCTGGTTCTCGTCGATGTTGACCTTGACCATGCGCACCGCCCCCCGCGCGCCCTTGACCGCCTTTTCCAGCAGCGGTCCGAGCTGCTTGCAGGGGCCGCACCAGGGCGCCCAGAAGTCGACGATCACCGGGGCCGCCATCGAGGCCTCGATCACGTCCTGGGCGAAACTCGCCGTGTCGCTGTCCTTGATCAGGTCAGCCGGTGCCCCGCCCTGGGGCGCCGCGCCGATAATGGTTTCCATGGGGGTCGGCTCCTCCGTGCGGCGGGCGCCGGGCGAACCGGCCCGCCATTTCTCGGCCAATACATGGCTGCTCCCGGCTCCGGAGGCAAGCCCGCGCAGCGCTCAGCCGCCGGTGCCTAGCTTCCGTCGAAGTCGATGAAGCCCGGCGGGTGGTTCTCGGCCTCCAGGAAGCGCAGCAGCGCCTCGGGCGAGAGCGCCGTGGTCATGGTGTTGACCAGCGGATGGCAGTTGACCGTGCCGTGCCCCATCAGGCCCCGGTCCAGCACCACCTGCACGGCGCCCTCCCGGTCGTTGAGGATGCCGAAGGGGGTGACCGCGCCGGGCACCACGCCCAGGTAGCGCATCAGGCGCTCGGCGCTGCCGAAGGAAAAGCGCCCGGCGCCTAGCGTCTCGCCCAGGCGCTTCAGGTCGACGTCCCGGTCCTCCAGGGCGACCACCAGCCACATGGCGCCCTTCTTGTTGCGCAGAAAGAGATTCTTGATGTGCGCCCCGGGCAGCTCGCCGCGCAGCGCCTTGGCCTCCTCGACGGTGAAGACCGGCGGGTGCTCGACCGTGGCGGCCTCGATCCCGAGCGCGCCGAGCCGTTCGAACAGCGCCTCGGGCGTCGCCGGCGGGCCACCGGAGGCCAGTTCCTGGGGGATTGCTTCGTTCGACATGGCGGCGGACCTTACTGGCCGGGCCGGCCGGCGGCAAGAAGCGCGGTGCGCGGCGGATTCGGCGCTTGCAATCCGGCCACAAAGGCTTTATTTCCCCCAGTCTTCGAGAGCGGCGCGGGCGTAGCTCAGGGGTAGAGCGCAACCTTGCCAAGGTTGAAGTCGTGAGTTCGAATCTCATCGCCCGCTCCATTCACCCAACATTATCCACCTTACCTGGAATGCGCTTAGTAGAGGCGCATTGAATGGCCTTCGCCGGCCCCCGTCGTGTCTCCAAACGCGGGCGCCGTTCGCCTCTCCGGTTGCTTCGGCAATCGTCTTGAGACTCCGCGCCCACAACTGGTATGAGTGCCGGGAGAATTCCCGCGAGACGGAGAAGAGGGGGGAGACGGTCGATGAGGCGATGGTTGGCTGTTGCACTTGCCCTCATGGTCGGCCTGCCCGTATTCGGCTCCGCGGCCGGTGAGTTGGCCGTCGACTCCGGATGGGTGGACGTTAAGCCCTCGAACCTCAACGGCGAGCGGGAGTTCGAACGCTTCTTATACTCAAACGTCAGCGTAGAAGAATCAGAGGCTCTTCAAACCGATGCCTTGAACATCGTGACCCTGTCTTTCGACGTGAAGAACAAGACCGAGGACGACCTCTATTTCGACCTCGACGCCCTCGCCCTCGACGACAAGGGAGAGGTGCTGTTCGTCATGAGCTTCAGTCCGAGCATCTTCGGAATCGGCGGCGGCAAGACGGCGATCCTGAGCGAGACGCGCTACGTACACCCGGGAACGCTCGATCGCGTCGCGGTCTATCGTTTCCGTTTTATTGGCTACAAGTAGGTCGGAGCGCGGGCCTGCCCATGCCTCCCGCCGCGTGAGAGGAGCGCCGCATGAACCTGGAAATCATCGACGGTGTCTTGCAGGTCGACGGGTTCCTGACCGTCACGCTGGGCATCATCGTGCTCTTCGTCGGCAAGCGCGTGAACGAAGCGATCGGCTTCCTCCGGGAGTTCAGCATTCCGGAGCCGGTGACGGGGGGACTCCTCTTCTCCATCCTGTTCGGGCTCGTCTACGCGGCGAGCGGCACGCCGGTCGTCTTCGACTTGGAGGCCCGGGACGTCCTGCTGGTCTATTTCTTCGTCACGATCGGGATCAACGCGAGCCTGAAGGACCTGCTGGCGGGCGGCAAGCCGCTGGCGATCCTGTTGGCCATCACGATCGGCTACATGCTCGTCCAGAACGTGACCGGCATCTCGGTCGCTGCGCTGTTCGGCGCTCCCGCGGCGGGCGGCATGCTGGCCGGCTCGGTCTCGCTCATCGGCGGCCACGGGACCGCCATCGCCTGGGCGCCGCGCATCTCGGCGGAGTATGGCATCGCCAACGCCATGGAAATCGGAATTGCTTGCGCCACCTTCGGCCTGATCCTGGCGAGCCTGATGGGCGGGCCGATCGCGAAGTTCCTCATCGTCCGTCACAAGCTCGAGCCTAATACGCAGGAAGCGCACGACGTGGTTGTTTCCGAGGAACAGGAAAAGAAGGGCATCGGCGCCCTGGATTTCCTCGACGCCATCCTCGCCATCCACGTGTGCGGGATCGTCGGGATTCTCTTGAACGAAGGGCTGGCGAAGCTCGGCCTCCAGCTGCCGCTCTTCGTAACCTGCCTCTTCGCCGGCATCCTCATCACGAATTTGGTCCCCAGGAACTTCCCCAGGATCAGCGGGCGGGAATGGCCCTCGCGCACGCCGGCCATGGCGCTGATCGCGGAAATGTCCCTCGGCACCTTCCTGGCGATGTCGCTGATGAGCATGCAGCTCTGGACCCTGATCGACCTGGCCGGCCCCCTGCTCACCGTCCTTACCGTCCAGTTTCTGGTGGCGGTCGCCATCAACATCTTCGTGGTCTTCCCGGCCATGGGCAGGAACTACGACGCCGCCGTCGTCTGCTCCGGGTTCGGCGGGATCTCACTGGGCTCGACGCCGACGGCGATGGCCAACATGTCCGCCGTGACCAAGCGCTACGGCGCCTCGCACCTGGCCTTCATCATCGTGCCCCTGGTATGCGCCTTCTTCATCGATCTGGCGAACGCGCTCATGATCCCCTTCTTCCTCGCCAACTTCTGAAGAAGCGGAACGCCGGTCTTGTCCTAGCAGGGTGTTGAAAAAGTGCCTAGCCGGCACCGCCACCCTTCGACGAGCTCAGGGTGAGGGCGATATGTTTCAGGCACTTACCCTCATCCTGAGCTTGTCGAAGGATGACCGTGATCAAAGGCTCAGGGGTTCTTCAGCACCCTGCTAGAGCGGATACACATGTTTTGCCGGTTCGCCTCCGGCGATTCCGTCACACCGGGATCTGCACTACGCGGCGATCATGGGAAAGCTGACGCCGAGCGCCCAGGCGAGGATCAGGCCGAGCGCGAGGCCGGGGACCATCGGCTTTCCGGTGCGCCGTCCGACCCAGCTGCCCATCAGCCCGTAGACCAGGAAGAAGAGCAGGATCACCGGAAAGACCATGGCGAGGAAGTAGAGGCTCTCGGGATCGAGCGCCACGGCGAAGCCGAGCGAGGCGAGGAAGGCGACCTTGCTGAAAAGGCGCCGCCAGACCAGCGCCCGGCCGCCCTCGGTCAGCAGGCTGTCCGCCAGCATGAAGGGAACGGCGCCGAAGGCCAGGGCGAGGATGATCGGCAGCCGCCCGGCGTGGGGCATGAAGCTCGCCGCGTAGCGGTCGAGCGCGCCGCCGAAGACCGCGACGCCGAAGGCCAGGAGCGCGAGCGCCGGCACCATCGCGAAGCCGCCCAGACGGATTCCCCGGCGCCACAGGATCGCGAGGGCGATCGCGCCGTAGAGCAATAGGTGCAGCGCCAGGTAGTCGGCGACCAGCACCGGCAGCAGGCGGATCTCGGCGAAGGAAAGCAGCAGCGGCGCGACCAGCGCGGGGATCAGGGTCGCGGTGAAAAAAACGTTCCGCGGCGGCCGGTCCGGCGCTGCGCCTTCACCCGCCGGCAGGAGCGCCGCCAGCGGCCAGGCGAGCAGGACGATTCCGCCTAGCAGGACCAGGATCCAGAGGCCGGTGCCGGCGACCGGCGCGGCGCTGTTCCGCCCCAAGCCCTCGTCGATCCAGGCGCGCGCCTCTTCCAGGGAGACGCGGCTGTAGAGCACGCCGACGTGCTCGACCCGCGGCGCGACCACGGCGCGGCGCAGGAGCCCGCTGTCCGGATCGACCGCCGTCTCGCCCTCTCCGGCCTCGGGATCGACGAGACGGAGCGCGGCGAGACCGCCGGCGCGCAGGTGGCGCTCCCATTCGCCGCTGACGACCAGCAGGCGGTCCGGCCGGTCCGCGGCGACCGCCTCGGAATACATCGAGACGGCGACGATGGCGGCCACGCGCTCGTCCATCACGGCGCGCCGGACCACGATGTCGGACGCCATGGAGTGGCCGACCAAGGCAACCGGTCCGGCGACCCCCTCCATGGCCAGGACGGCGTCGATCACCCCGCCCAGCTCGTCGAGCAGCAAGGCGGTCGTCCCGTCGATTCGCGTGACGTCGCCTGACATGGGCCGCGGGTTGCGCCCGTGGCCCTGGAAATCGAAGCTGACCGCGAGATAGCCGGCGCGGGCCAGCGACAGGGCGAAGGCCTCCATGAACTGCCGCGAGCCGGCGAAGCCGTGGGCGATGACGACTGCGGGGCCGGTGGCGCCCGGCTGACGGTAGACCGTGACCGGCGTTTCCCCGACCGAGAGTTCGGTTATGGAAAGACCCGCGCGGGACGCCTCGAGACGCCAGACGGCCAGCGCGATCATTAGGACCGCAAAGGCGCCGGTCAGGATGCGGATTGGCGTCATCGCTCCTGATCCCACGCCGGTGACCCGTCAGCCTTTCCGTCGCCACTCGAGCGAAAGCCAGAGGGCCACGAGCGCGAAGACGACGAAGAAGAAGGCGACGCCGCCGGCCAGGATCGGCAGATACTCCGCAAACATGGCGCTCCTCCTCGCTGATCCCGAACATCGCGCCGGTCTCACCGTCGCGACGAACCGGACCATATAGGTTGCCTACGGACCCCGCCGGGCGGGGGATCAATTCCCCGGGCCTGACCCGCCGTGGCCGGTCGGCAATGATCCAGCTTCCCCAGCGACAGCGTAACAGACCCGTCACTGCGCGGGAGATTCTTCATGGACAGCCGGAACACCATCGCGGAATTGGTCCAATCAACGGTCATCGGCGCCCTCGCCTTTCCCACTGCCGTGGCCCTGCTCGCCGGCTTCTGCGTTGCGGGTTTGGGCTGGTCGCTCGACTTCTGGCAGATCTTGTTCTACGGCGCCGCGACCGTGCTCCAGGGCGCCGTTCTTGGCTTCACCATCGGCCTCGCCGGATTCGGCGACGGGGACAGCGAGAGCGGCGCGGCCCGTGAAGCAGTGCCGCCGGCCAGCGGCTGGCTGGCCTGGCATTCGGCGGGCCGGTGACATGACGGCTCTGGACCGCAACGTCTTCGGCTTTCCCCTGGAGTCCTGCTCAAGCGACCCGCTGACCGGCTTCTTCCGCGACGGGTGTTGCCGCACGGGGCCTAAGGACCGCGGGCGGCACGTTGTCTGCGCGCGGGTTACCCGAGACTTCCTGCAGTTCTCCCTGCGGCGCGGCAATGATCTCGTGACGCCCCGCCCCGCTTTCGGGTTTCCCGGACTGAAGCCGGGCGACTTCTGGTGCCTCTGCGTTGAGCGCTGGAAGGAAGCGCTGGATCAAGGGGTCGCACCGCCGGTCAGGCTGGCGGCGACCCACGAAGCTGCGCTCGCCTACGTGAGCCTTGACGAGCTGGAGCGTCACGCCCTCGACCGCCAGGCGCTGCGCGCCTAGCATCATGCGGCTCAAGATCCCCGAGCTCGGCGGAATCGAGATATCCGAGGAGGCCGAGGCCCTCTGCCGGATTGCCATGACGCACTATGCGGGGCTCGGGGTCGAGCAGGACCCGGTCCGCGCCGCGGCGCTCTTCGCCAAGGCGGCGGATGCCGGCCATCCGGTCGCCGCCAACCAGCTCGGCGCCATGCTGGAGCAGGGCGACGGCGTCCGTCCGAACCCCGCTCGGGCTGCGGCCTTCTATCGCCAGGCCGCTGAAGCCGGCTTGGCGCTTGCTCAGCTGAACCTCGGGGTGCTCCACCATCACGGCCGCGGCGTCGCCCTGGACCTCGGGGCGGCCCGGGGCTGGTACGAGAAGGCGTCGGCGCAGAACGAGCCGACCGCTCTGGTCAACCTCGGCGTGCTCCTGGCGCGCGGCGAGGGTGGCCCCAAGGACCGGGACAGAGCCCACGCGCTGTGGGAGAGAGCCAGCGACCTGGGCGAGCCCTTGGCCGCCTTTAATCTCGGCATGGCCCACGCCGGCGGACACGAAGTCGCCGTCGACTTCGGCCGGGCGTGCTACTGGTTCGAGAGGGCGCGGGCCCTGGGGCACCCGAGCGCGCAGGCGGCGCTCGACGAGATCAGGCCGTTGATGAGCGAGGCCGAGACCGCCTTCGCCCGCGAGGCGCTCCTCTCGGCGCGGCGGAACCTCTCGTAAGGGGCCTCAGAGCAGCGTCCGTCGCAGGAAATCCGTCCGCTATGGTCCTTCGAAGGTCGCGCGGATGCCTGGCCACCGGTCCCTAATCGACCCGGTGCCACGCGTTACGACTTACCCCACTCCAAAATCAAGAGCGCTTCTCCGTCGTCTGATCACGCAAGGCGGTCACGCCCTCGGTTATGCGGTCGTAAAAGCGCTCGGCCCCGACCGCGGCTTCCACGCCGGACCGCTGCATCACGTCACGCACCGGGTCACGGACCCGCGCGAAGGCGAGCGCTATTTTCTGCTCGGCGAGCTCGGACTGCAGCTTTATCAGGGCGTCGCAAGCGGTCGTGTCGATCACGCTCACGGTCTCGGCGTCGACGAGAACCGCTTTGACCGGCACCTCGGCGGTGCCGACCGCGTTCTTGAGCGTATCGGCGAAATGGTTGGCGTTGGCAAAGAAGAGGATGCTGTCGAAACGGAACAGGAGCAGGCCGGGCAAAACCTCGGCCTCCGGATGCCGCTTAACGTCCCGGTAGGCTTCCTGGCCCGGAATCCGCCCCAAGACCGCCGTGCTCGGATAGCTCGCCCGGTAGATCAGCGCGACGATCGAGAGGACCACGCCGATCCCTATGCCTTGGAGGACGCCGAAGACCAGTACGCCGGCGAAGGCGCTCATGGCGAGTGCGAACTCCTGCGCGCTGATGCCGCGCAGCCGCTTCAGATAGCCGAAGTCCATCAGACCCAGCATGGCGTGGATCACGATGGCGCCGAGCGTCGCATGCGGCAAGTTCTCGAACAGCGGCATCAGGAACATCAAGGTCAGGAACACGAAGCCCGCGTTGATCAGCGACGACAGCTGGGTCTTGCCGCCGGCGCCCATGGCCACCGAGGTCTTGGAAAGACTGCCGACAACGATGAAGCCGCCGCTCAGACCAGCACCGAGGTTGGCCGGCCCGTGGCTGACCAGTTCCTGATTGGGATCGATTTCGCCGCCCGACTTCTCCTGCGCCGCCTTGGCGGCCCCGAGGGATTCCGCGTATCCCAGCAGCACAATGGCGAGCGCGCCCGGGACGATCGCCGCCAAATCGGCAAGCTTGACGTCGGGAATGCCGAAGGGCGGCAGGCCGGCCTTGACGCTGCCAACGATCTCGACGCCCTTGTCGCCAAGCCCGAAGACGCTGACCGCAACGATAGCGATGACCACGGTGGTGAGCGCCCCGGGCACGCGCGGCAGGAAGCGCGCAATGGCGAAAAGTAGGGCGAGGCTTACGAGCCCGATGACAGTGGTCGTCGGGTTGGCCCCGGGCAGCTTCTGGAATACGTCCCAAGTCTTCTCGAAGAAGTTGCCGCCGCCGCCCTCGATCCCGAAGAGCTTGGGCACCTGGCCGATGATGGTGATCCAGACCAGGCCCTGGATGAAGCCCTTCATCACGGGAGTCGAGATGAAGTTGGCGACCCAGCCCATCCGCAGCAGCCCGAAAAGCAGGAAGAAGACGCCCACCATCACAGCCAGCGCCGCGGTCAGGGCCTCGAAGGGAGCCGAGCCGTGCTTCGCCACGACCGCGCCGATGGTGACCCCGGAGATCAGGGCGGTCGCAGAATCGGGCCCGATGATCATGGTCCGCGAGGTGCCGAAAATCGCATAGGCGATCAGCGGGATCGGCACGGTGTAGAGCCCGATGATGGGATGCACGCCGGCGATCCCCGCATAGGCCATGGCTTCTGGCACCAGGACCGCCCAGACCGTGAGTCCCGCAACGATATCCGGCCGCAGCCAGGAAAGCTGATACTTGGGCAGCCACTCGAGGATCGGCACGTAGCGGGTCAGCAGTGACTTGTGCCCCTGACCGCCGCCGTGTGATTGCTTCGCCGCCATCGCTCGATCCCCCCGCTGCGCCTCGGTTCCTCACTTGCCCAGATCCGCCGTCCCCCGGAATTCCGGCCCGGTCTGGCGCAAGCGTCGTCCTATTGCCCGGTCAGAACTGCGGGCCCCTGAACCCAGGAAGGCCTCGCGCCTCGGGGCTCGCCGCCAGGAACATCGCTTCGTCGATGACCTCCTTGCCGTCGTCGCTGAGCTCGAGCTTGCCATGCTTGTCGACCGCGAAGGCGAAGTCG from Kiloniellales bacterium encodes:
- a CDS encoding alcohol dehydrogenase family protein; amino-acid sequence: MTRDRFDTAGCERTMMAVVTTGNGGYDKLVYRAVPVPVPGPGEVLLRVLAAGVNNTEINTRLGWYSSSVTGGTEATAGVQEGAAEQKADGGWNEATPFPFIQGTDCCGRVAEVGPGVGEEILGRRVLVRACMRPEGYDSFENVWMASDFDGAFAEYVKVPAAEVFPVDCDWSDAELATIPCAYGTAENMLHRTAVESGEHVLVAGASGGVGSAAVQLAKRRGARVTAIAGAAKRDQVASIGADRVVERGSDLVALLGAESVDVVVDNVAGPAFPQMLKVLKRGGRYTSSGAIAGPMVSLDMRDMYLKDISLIGCTAWDEPVFPDLVSYIERGEIRPLLAKTYPLEKIAEAQRDFMKKEHFGNFVLVPPQAGA
- a CDS encoding DUF971 domain-containing protein, translating into MTTEERFAAPEGGTEHWPTELRYVSAEKRLVIAFDNGRSFSYPAELLRVESPSAEVQGHGAGQKQTVSGRRHVGIMEIEPVGNYAVKIKFDDLHDTGIFSWSYLYKLGEEQEHIWADYLAALEAQGLSRDP
- a CDS encoding Trm112 family protein, which translates into the protein MAPTKSGVDPKLLEILVCPITKAPLEYDAENQELISRQAKLAYPIRDGIPIMLADEARQLDD
- a CDS encoding LON peptidase substrate-binding domain-containing protein, coding for MTRSPFDPGFDQLPGTLPVFPLQGVLLLPGGRLPLRIFEPRYLNMVNDALAGDRLIGMIQPAEQDEEQGSAKIYETGCAGRITAFSETEDHHYLITLSGLIRFKVADELALLNGYRRVSPDYADFSHDMNEDQGEVDRGRMLTALSAYFEANGIEGDWDAIKDTPDERLVTSLAMVCPFDPPEKQAILEAATLQDRAETMTKILQMSIHEAESDAARH
- the trxA gene encoding thioredoxin; the protein is METIIGAAPQGGAPADLIKDSDTASFAQDVIEASMAAPVIVDFWAPWCGPCKQLGPLLEKAVKGARGAVRMVKVNIDENQDLAAQLRIQSVPTVYAFFQGRPVDGFQGALPESQVKSFVERLTQSAGGAGGPDPIEQALEEAEAALEAGQAGAATALLGQVLQHEPDNARALAGLVRGHVLAGDAAGAREILDGLTDELRRAPEVASAAASLELAEASAEAGDVADLRRRLAGNENDHQARFDLAMALYAAGQNEPAADELLELIRRDRAWNEEAARMQLLKFFEAWGPSDPVTLSARRRLSSLLFA
- a CDS encoding prolyl-tRNA synthetase associated domain-containing protein; protein product: MSNEAIPQELASGGPPATPEALFERLGALGIEAATVEHPPVFTVEEAKALRGELPGAHIKNLFLRNKKGAMWLVVALEDRDVDLKRLGETLGAGRFSFGSAERLMRYLGVVPGAVTPFGILNDREGAVQVVLDRGLMGHGTVNCHPLVNTMTTALSPEALLRFLEAENHPPGFIDFDGS
- the gltS gene encoding sodium/glutamate symporter, translating into MNLEIIDGVLQVDGFLTVTLGIIVLFVGKRVNEAIGFLREFSIPEPVTGGLLFSILFGLVYAASGTPVVFDLEARDVLLVYFFVTIGINASLKDLLAGGKPLAILLAITIGYMLVQNVTGISVAALFGAPAAGGMLAGSVSLIGGHGTAIAWAPRISAEYGIANAMEIGIACATFGLILASLMGGPIAKFLIVRHKLEPNTQEAHDVVVSEEQEKKGIGALDFLDAILAIHVCGIVGILLNEGLAKLGLQLPLFVTCLFAGILITNLVPRNFPRISGREWPSRTPAMALIAEMSLGTFLAMSLMSMQLWTLIDLAGPLLTVLTVQFLVAVAINIFVVFPAMGRNYDAAVVCSGFGGISLGSTPTAMANMSAVTKRYGASHLAFIIVPLVCAFFIDLANALMIPFFLANF
- a CDS encoding alpha/beta fold hydrolase, whose protein sequence is MTPIRILTGAFAVLMIALAVWRLEASRAGLSITELSVGETPVTVYRQPGATGPAVVIAHGFAGSRQFMEAFALSLARAGYLAVSFDFQGHGRNPRPMSGDVTRIDGTTALLLDELGGVIDAVLAMEGVAGPVALVGHSMASDIVVRRAVMDERVAAIVAVSMYSEAVAADRPDRLLVVSGEWERHLRAGGLAALRLVDPEAGEGETAVDPDSGLLRRAVVAPRVEHVGVLYSRVSLEEARAWIDEGLGRNSAAPVAGTGLWILVLLGGIVLLAWPLAALLPAGEGAAPDRPPRNVFFTATLIPALVAPLLLSFAEIRLLPVLVADYLALHLLLYGAIALAILWRRGIRLGGFAMVPALALLAFGVAVFGGALDRYAASFMPHAGRLPIILALAFGAVPFMLADSLLTEGGRALVWRRLFSKVAFLASLGFAVALDPESLYFLAMVFPVILLFFLVYGLMGSWVGRRTGKPMVPGLALGLILAWALGVSFPMIAA
- a CDS encoding DUF2237 domain-containing protein, yielding MTALDRNVFGFPLESCSSDPLTGFFRDGCCRTGPKDRGRHVVCARVTRDFLQFSLRRGNDLVTPRPAFGFPGLKPGDFWCLCVERWKEALDQGVAPPVRLAATHEAALAYVSLDELERHALDRQALRA